The following proteins are encoded in a genomic region of Streptomyces lunaelactis:
- a CDS encoding RNA ligase (ATP) → MSTLRVTAELLTVHEHPNADALELAQVGLYRAVVAKGAYRSGDIAVYIPEQAVLPTELIEELGLTGRLAGRASDRVKAVRLRGELSQGIVCRPRAVADIDLAQAAADGTDFAELLSITKWAPPIPPTMDGDVERAPDLLPWVDIENIQRYPEIFEPGEPVVLTEKLHGSACLMTYSVAGGSAEGDPDGGRVQVSSKGFGSKGLALKEDPRNLYWRAILGHDVPAVAARLAAKLGASRVGLFGEVYGAGVQDLVYGADARSEALGYAVFDVSAEIDGQVRWLDPAGLLEGELPLVPRLYEGPYDIEKVLELASGRESVSGRELHLREGVVIRPATERYSPVVGGRAIAKAVSPAYLTRKGGTEYE, encoded by the coding sequence ATGTCGACGCTGCGCGTCACCGCCGAACTGCTGACCGTCCACGAGCACCCGAACGCCGACGCGCTCGAGCTGGCCCAGGTGGGTCTCTACCGCGCCGTCGTCGCCAAGGGTGCGTACCGCAGTGGTGACATCGCCGTCTACATCCCCGAGCAGGCCGTGCTCCCCACGGAGTTGATCGAGGAGCTGGGGCTGACGGGGCGGCTGGCCGGAAGGGCGTCCGACCGGGTCAAGGCGGTGCGGCTGCGCGGGGAGCTGTCGCAGGGCATCGTGTGCCGGCCGCGGGCGGTCGCGGACATCGATCTCGCGCAGGCGGCCGCCGACGGCACGGACTTCGCGGAGCTGCTCTCGATCACCAAGTGGGCACCGCCCATCCCGCCCACGATGGACGGCGACGTGGAGAGGGCGCCGGACCTGCTGCCGTGGGTGGACATCGAGAACATCCAGCGCTACCCGGAGATCTTCGAGCCGGGCGAGCCCGTGGTGCTGACCGAGAAGCTGCACGGTTCGGCCTGCCTGATGACGTACAGCGTGGCGGGCGGCAGCGCCGAGGGCGATCCGGACGGCGGGCGCGTGCAGGTGTCGTCCAAGGGCTTCGGGTCCAAGGGCCTGGCGCTGAAGGAGGACCCGCGGAATCTGTACTGGCGGGCGATCCTCGGCCATGACGTCCCGGCCGTCGCGGCGCGCCTCGCCGCCAAGCTGGGGGCGAGCCGGGTCGGGCTCTTCGGCGAGGTGTACGGCGCCGGGGTGCAGGACCTCGTCTACGGTGCCGACGCTCGCTCCGAGGCGCTGGGTTACGCCGTCTTCGACGTGTCGGCCGAGATCGACGGCCAGGTCCGATGGCTGGACCCGGCCGGGCTGCTGGAGGGTGAACTGCCCCTGGTGCCACGGCTGTACGAGGGCCCGTACGACATCGAGAAGGTGCTGGAGCTGGCGAGCGGACGGGAGAGCGTGTCCGGGCGCGAGCTGCATCTGCGCGAGGGCGTCGTGATCCGTCCGGCCACCGAGCGCTACAGCCCGGTGGTGGGCGGCAGGGCGATCGCCAAGGCGGTCAGCCCCGCGTATCTGACCCGCAAGGGCGGCACGGAGTACGAGTAG
- the soxR gene encoding redox-sensitive transcriptional activator SoxR, with protein sequence MPQIPEKIHELTVGQLSARSGAAVSALHFYESKGLISSRRTSGNQRRYGRDALRRVAFVRAAQRVGIPLATIRDALAELPEERTPDREDWARLSEAWRTGLDERIRQLGRLRDHLTDCIGCGCLSLETCVLSNPDDVFGERMAGSRLLPERRRAM encoded by the coding sequence GTGCCACAGATTCCCGAGAAGATCCACGAGCTCACGGTCGGCCAGCTGTCGGCGCGCAGCGGTGCCGCCGTGTCCGCCCTGCACTTCTACGAGTCCAAGGGTCTGATCAGCAGCCGCCGGACCAGTGGAAACCAGCGCCGCTACGGAAGGGACGCGCTGCGCCGCGTCGCCTTCGTGCGGGCCGCCCAGCGGGTCGGAATCCCGCTCGCCACCATCAGGGACGCGCTCGCCGAACTGCCCGAGGAGCGCACGCCCGACCGGGAGGACTGGGCCCGGCTGTCCGAGGCCTGGCGTACCGGGCTCGACGAGCGCATCCGGCAGCTCGGCCGGCTCCGCGACCATCTCACCGACTGCATCGGCTGTGGCTGTCTCTCGCTGGAGACCTGTGTGCTGTCCAACCCGGACGACGTCTTCGGCGAGCGGATGGCCGGCTCGCGGCTGCTGCCGGAGCGCCGGCGCGCGATGTGA
- a CDS encoding MaoC family dehydratase has translation MAEPRIFTSADELRAGVGEQLGHSDWLEIEQKRIDLFADATGDHQWIHVDPERAAGGPFGTTIAHGYLTLSLLPTLVPQILRVEGMKMGINYGTNKVRFPSPVPVGSRLRASAVLQSVEEAGGGVQVTALVTVEREGGDKPACVAESVSRYYF, from the coding sequence ATGGCTGAGCCGAGGATCTTCACCTCCGCCGATGAACTGCGCGCCGGAGTCGGCGAGCAGCTGGGGCACAGCGACTGGCTGGAGATCGAGCAGAAGCGGATCGACCTCTTCGCCGATGCCACCGGTGACCACCAGTGGATCCATGTGGACCCGGAGCGGGCGGCGGGCGGCCCCTTCGGCACGACGATCGCGCACGGCTATCTGACGCTGTCGCTGCTGCCGACGCTCGTCCCGCAGATCCTGCGCGTCGAGGGCATGAAGATGGGCATCAACTACGGGACGAACAAGGTCCGTTTCCCCTCCCCCGTGCCCGTCGGCTCGCGGCTGCGCGCGTCGGCGGTCCTGCAGAGCGTCGAGGAGGCGGGCGGCGGTGTGCAGGTGACCGCCCTCGTCACGGTGGAACGCGAGGGCGGCGACAAGCCGGCCTGCGTGGCCGAGTCGGTGTCCCGCTACTACTTCTGA
- a CDS encoding TetR/AcrR family transcriptional regulator, giving the protein MSTAEDTAGEDMPWDEVTPEAARKLLVAAVEAFAERGYHATTTRDIAGRAGMSPAALYIHYKTKEELLHRISRIGHDKALEILSAAAGTEGTPSERLADAVSSFVRWHAGRHTTARVVQYELDALSADHRTEIIELRHRSDAVVRGILREGVEAGEFDVPDVPGTTVAVLSLCIDVARWFNTKGRRTPDEVGALYADLVLRMVSAPKQSGSSSPGAVSDAQK; this is encoded by the coding sequence ATGAGCACGGCGGAGGACACGGCCGGCGAGGACATGCCGTGGGACGAGGTCACGCCCGAGGCGGCCAGAAAGCTTCTCGTCGCCGCCGTCGAGGCCTTCGCCGAGCGCGGCTACCACGCGACGACGACCCGCGACATCGCCGGCCGTGCCGGGATGAGCCCGGCCGCGCTCTACATCCACTACAAGACCAAGGAAGAGCTGCTCCACCGGATCAGCCGGATCGGGCACGACAAGGCCCTGGAGATCCTTTCGGCGGCGGCCGGCACGGAGGGCACGCCCTCCGAGCGGCTCGCCGACGCCGTCAGTTCCTTCGTCCGCTGGCACGCCGGGCGGCACACCACCGCGAGGGTCGTCCAGTACGAACTCGACGCGCTCTCCGCCGACCACCGCACCGAGATCATTGAACTGCGCCACCGCAGCGACGCCGTCGTACGCGGCATTCTGCGCGAGGGAGTCGAGGCCGGGGAGTTCGACGTCCCTGATGTGCCGGGCACCACGGTCGCCGTGCTGTCGCTCTGCATCGATGTGGCGCGCTGGTTCAACACGAAGGGCCGCAGGACGCCCGACGAGGTCGGCGCGCTCTACGCCGACCTCGTCCTGCGCATGGTTTCCGCTCCGAAGCAGTCCGGCAGCAGTAGTCCGGGAGCGGTGTCGGACGCTCAGAAGTAG
- a CDS encoding YiaA/YiaB family inner membrane protein, with product MSETPVKQQNTAAFYGQAVASFAVALAAVSLGILYLDANAWVRSFLAIAVLYLTTSAFTLAKVIRDRQEAGQIVSRVDQARLEKMLAEHDPFQKQL from the coding sequence ATGAGTGAAACACCGGTCAAGCAGCAGAACACGGCGGCGTTCTACGGACAGGCCGTCGCATCCTTCGCGGTCGCCCTGGCGGCCGTCAGCCTCGGCATCCTGTACCTCGACGCCAACGCCTGGGTGCGGAGCTTCCTGGCGATCGCCGTCCTCTACCTCACCACCTCGGCGTTCACGCTGGCCAAGGTGATCAGGGACCGTCAGGAGGCGGGTCAGATCGTCAGCCGCGTCGACCAGGCCCGGCTGGAGAAGATGCTCGCCGAGCACGACCCCTTCCAGAAGCAGCTCTGA
- a CDS encoding TetR/AcrR family transcriptional regulator: MARPRKPLLSRERIVETASALVDSEGLEAVSTRRLAAELGVSGPSLYNHFRTKDEILEAVADAVSAQVDLSMFDQDDERDWRTALHDWAVSYRAALTAHPHTVPILARGPGRRPAGLRVADAVFGAMVRAGWPPAQATCIGALMRYFITGSALGSFALGFVDDETAYDPADYPHLGQAHLLAERQQKVDEGAFETGLRALLDGLAVQYETGAEKGSAAAEQ, encoded by the coding sequence ATGGCCCGACCGCGCAAGCCCCTCCTCAGCAGAGAACGCATCGTCGAAACGGCGAGCGCGCTCGTGGACTCGGAGGGACTCGAGGCCGTCTCCACCCGGCGGCTGGCCGCCGAGCTGGGCGTCAGCGGGCCCTCCCTCTACAACCACTTCCGCACCAAGGACGAGATCCTCGAAGCCGTCGCCGACGCGGTCAGCGCCCAGGTCGACCTGTCGATGTTCGATCAGGACGACGAACGCGACTGGCGCACCGCGCTGCACGACTGGGCCGTCTCCTACCGCGCCGCCCTGACCGCCCACCCCCACACGGTCCCGATCCTGGCCCGCGGCCCCGGCCGCCGCCCGGCCGGCCTGCGCGTGGCCGACGCGGTCTTCGGCGCGATGGTCCGCGCGGGCTGGCCGCCGGCCCAGGCGACCTGTATCGGTGCCCTGATGCGGTACTTCATCACCGGCTCGGCACTCGGCTCCTTCGCCCTCGGGTTCGTCGACGACGAGACGGCGTACGACCCGGCCGACTATCCGCACCTCGGCCAGGCGCATCTGCTCGCGGAGCGGCAGCAGAAGGTGGACGAGGGCGCCTTCGAGACGGGGCTGCGGGCGCTGTTGGACGGGCTGGCCGTGCAGTACGAGACAGGGGCAGAGAAAGGTTCGGCCGCTGCCGAACAGTGA
- a CDS encoding helix-turn-helix domain-containing protein, translating into MSSSRDLAALAALLADDTRASFCLALLDGRAWTAGELARRAGVAPSTASEHLGKLVAGGLLAEERQGRHRYVRLADERVAHLVEELTSYAGPGPERPGTLRAANARGAMARGRTCYDHLAGRLGITITEAMTARGLLHQDTGFALTVQGTDWFRELGLSLERTGRRPLVRSCLDWTERRPHLAGVAGAELCRHALAAGWCVRIGSERAVKVTADGERALAELLGIEPGVLR; encoded by the coding sequence ATGAGCTCCTCCCGAGATCTGGCCGCGCTGGCCGCTCTGCTCGCCGACGACACCCGCGCCTCCTTCTGTCTCGCCCTGCTCGACGGGCGCGCCTGGACCGCGGGGGAGCTGGCGCGGCGCGCCGGAGTCGCGCCGTCGACCGCCAGCGAGCATCTCGGGAAGCTCGTGGCCGGCGGGCTGCTCGCCGAGGAGCGTCAGGGGCGGCACCGCTATGTGCGCCTCGCCGACGAGCGGGTCGCGCATCTGGTCGAGGAGCTGACCTCGTACGCCGGCCCCGGTCCCGAGCGGCCGGGGACGTTGCGGGCGGCGAACGCGCGCGGCGCCATGGCCCGCGGGCGGACCTGCTACGACCATCTCGCCGGGCGGCTCGGCATCACGATCACCGAGGCCATGACCGCACGCGGGCTGCTGCACCAGGACACCGGCTTCGCGCTGACCGTTCAAGGGACGGACTGGTTCCGGGAGTTGGGGCTTTCGCTGGAGCGCACGGGCCGGCGGCCGCTCGTGCGGTCGTGCCTGGACTGGACCGAGCGCAGGCCGCATCTTGCGGGCGTCGCGGGGGCCGAGCTGTGCCGCCATGCGCTGGCGGCGGGCTGGTGCGTACGGATCGGGTCGGAGCGCGCCGTGAAGGTGACCGCGGACGGGGAGCGGGCGCTGGCCGAGCTGCTCGGCATCGAGCCCGGAGTATTGCGGTGA
- a CDS encoding DMT family transporter, protein MTDSASPGSASSARRVQWPALAAAGVTVVLWASAFVSIRSAGEAYSPGALALGRLLAGSLALGAVLLIRREGLPPRAAWPGIAISGLLWFGVYMVVLNWGEQEVDAGTAAMVVNIGPVLIALLGARLLGEALPPRLLAGMAVSFAGAVTVGLSMSGEGSASTLGVLLCLLAAVGYAGGVVGQKPALAHASALQVTTFGCLVGTVACLPFIGQLVDQAGRAPVPATLNMVYLGLFPTALAFTTWAYALARTTAGRMGATTYAVPALVVLMSWLALDEVPGWLTMAGGALCLAGVAVSRSRGRKVTAAPRDGEVRGDRRARPSGGRAAEGASPGSRSSTPES, encoded by the coding sequence ATGACAGACTCCGCTTCCCCCGGCTCAGCTTCCTCCGCCCGTCGTGTGCAGTGGCCCGCGCTGGCCGCGGCGGGCGTCACCGTCGTCCTGTGGGCCTCCGCGTTTGTGTCGATCCGCAGTGCCGGAGAGGCGTACTCCCCCGGCGCGCTCGCCCTCGGACGGCTGCTCGCCGGATCGCTCGCGCTCGGCGCCGTGCTGCTGATCCGGCGTGAGGGGCTCCCGCCGCGCGCCGCGTGGCCGGGCATCGCCATCTCGGGGCTGCTCTGGTTCGGCGTCTACATGGTGGTGCTCAACTGGGGTGAGCAGGAGGTCGACGCGGGCACGGCGGCGATGGTCGTGAACATAGGCCCGGTGCTGATCGCGCTGCTCGGCGCGCGGCTGCTGGGCGAGGCGCTGCCGCCGCGGCTGCTGGCGGGCATGGCGGTGTCGTTCGCCGGGGCGGTGACCGTGGGGCTCTCCATGTCCGGCGAGGGCAGCGCGTCCACGCTGGGTGTGCTGCTGTGTCTGCTGGCGGCGGTGGGGTACGCGGGCGGAGTGGTGGGCCAGAAGCCCGCGCTGGCGCATGCGAGTGCGCTGCAGGTGACGACATTCGGCTGTCTGGTCGGAACGGTGGCCTGTCTGCCTTTCATCGGGCAGCTGGTCGACCAGGCCGGTCGGGCACCGGTCCCGGCCACCCTGAACATGGTCTATCTGGGCCTGTTCCCGACCGCGTTGGCCTTCACGACCTGGGCCTACGCCCTGGCGCGTACGACCGCGGGCCGGATGGGCGCGACGACCTACGCGGTCCCGGCGCTGGTGGTGCTGATGTCCTGGCTGGCGCTGGACGAGGTGCCGGGCTGGCTGACCATGGCGGGCGGTGCGCTGTGTCTGGCGGGCGTGGCGGTGTCGCGGTCCCGCGGCCGGAAGGTGACGGCCGCCCCGCGCGATGGGGAGGTGCGGGGCGACCGTCGCGCACGGCCGAGCGGTGGCCGTGCTGCTGAAGGGGCCAGTCCCGGGTCGCGGTCCTCGACGCCGGAATCCTGA
- a CDS encoding Zn-dependent alcohol dehydrogenase — MVRAAVLPSVGSPLEITDIELPDPGPGQVRVRLAAAGVCHSDLSLSNGTMRVPVPAVLGHEGAGTVVSVGEGVTHVAPGDGVVLNWAPSCGSCHHCGIGEVWLCANALAGAASVYARAVDGTELHPGLNVAAFAEETVVAANCVLPVPAGIPLTDAALLGCAVLTGYGAVHHSARVREGESVVVFGVGGVGLATLQSARIAGAGTVIAVDVSAEKESLARRAGATEYVIASDTTAKEIRKLTGGQGADVAIECVGRAATIRTAWDSTRRGGRTTVVGIGGKDQQVTFNALELFHWGRTLSGCVYGNSDPARDLPVLADHIRAGRLDLGGLVTDRIGLEGIPSAFADMLAGKGGRALVVF; from the coding sequence ATGGTCCGCGCCGCCGTACTGCCCTCCGTCGGCTCTCCACTGGAGATCACCGACATCGAACTGCCCGACCCCGGCCCCGGACAGGTCAGGGTCCGCCTCGCCGCCGCCGGGGTCTGCCACTCCGATCTGTCCCTGTCCAACGGCACCATGCGCGTCCCCGTCCCGGCCGTACTCGGTCATGAGGGCGCGGGCACGGTGGTATCCGTCGGCGAGGGCGTCACCCATGTCGCCCCCGGCGACGGGGTCGTCCTCAACTGGGCGCCCTCCTGCGGGAGTTGCCACCACTGCGGGATCGGCGAGGTGTGGCTGTGCGCCAACGCGCTCGCGGGCGCGGCGAGTGTCTACGCCCGCGCGGTCGACGGCACCGAGCTGCATCCTGGTCTGAACGTCGCCGCGTTCGCCGAGGAGACCGTGGTCGCCGCCAACTGCGTACTCCCGGTTCCGGCCGGCATCCCGCTCACCGACGCGGCCCTGCTCGGCTGCGCGGTCCTCACCGGTTACGGCGCCGTCCACCACTCCGCCCGGGTACGGGAGGGCGAGTCGGTGGTGGTCTTCGGCGTCGGCGGGGTCGGCCTCGCCACGCTCCAGTCCGCGCGGATCGCGGGCGCGGGGACGGTCATCGCCGTCGACGTGTCCGCGGAGAAGGAGTCGCTCGCCCGCCGGGCGGGTGCCACGGAGTACGTCATCGCCTCGGACACCACCGCCAAGGAGATCCGTAAGCTCACGGGCGGCCAGGGGGCGGACGTCGCGATCGAGTGCGTGGGCAGGGCCGCGACGATCCGCACGGCCTGGGACTCCACGCGCCGCGGCGGCCGCACGACGGTCGTCGGCATCGGCGGCAAGGACCAGCAGGTCACGTTCAACGCCCTGGAGCTCTTCCACTGGGGCCGTACGCTCTCGGGCTGCGTCTACGGCAACAGCGACCCGGCTCGTGACCTGCCGGTCCTGGCGGACCACATCCGGGCGGGCCGCCTGGACCTGGGCGGTCTGGTGACGGACCGGATCGGCCTCGAAGGCATCCCGTCGGCGTTCGCCGACATGCTGGCGGGCAAGGGTGGCCGGGCGCTGGTGGTCTTCTAA
- a CDS encoding aldehyde dehydrogenase family protein: protein MKAHDGMYIGGQWRPAAGPDTIAVVNPADEQVIAHVPAGTADDVDAAVRAAREAFPAWAATPPAERAARIAALRDVLVARKDEIAETVTAELGAPLALSRTVHAGVPVLVAGSYAELAASYSFEERIGNSTVLLEPVGVVGAITPWNYPLHQVVAKVAPALAAGCTVVLKPAEDTPLTAQLFAEAIHEAGLPAGVFNLVTGLGPVAGQALAAHEGVDLVSFTGSTAVGRQIGATAGAAVKRVALELGGKSANVILPSADLAKAVSVGIANVMSNSGQTCSAWTRMLVHRNQYDEALALAAAAVAKYVPGERVGPLVNAKQQKRVRGYIEKGLAEGARLVAGGPEAPHETGYYVSPTVFADVTWDMTIAQEEIFGPVLSILKYEDEEDALRIANGTVYGLAGAVWAADEAEAVAFARRMDTGQVDINGGRFNPLAPFGGYKQSGVGRELGPHGLSEYLQTKSLQF from the coding sequence ATGAAGGCTCACGACGGGATGTACATCGGCGGCCAGTGGCGGCCGGCCGCCGGACCCGACACGATCGCGGTGGTCAATCCCGCGGACGAGCAGGTCATCGCCCATGTCCCGGCCGGCACGGCGGACGATGTCGACGCCGCCGTACGCGCCGCCCGCGAGGCGTTCCCCGCCTGGGCCGCCACCCCGCCCGCCGAGCGCGCGGCAAGGATCGCCGCGCTGCGCGACGTACTCGTGGCCCGCAAGGACGAGATCGCCGAGACGGTCACAGCCGAGCTCGGCGCGCCCCTCGCCCTCTCGCGGACGGTCCACGCCGGAGTGCCGGTCCTGGTCGCGGGCTCGTACGCGGAACTGGCCGCCTCGTACTCCTTCGAGGAGAGGATCGGCAACTCCACCGTGCTGCTGGAGCCGGTCGGCGTCGTCGGCGCGATCACCCCCTGGAACTACCCACTGCACCAGGTCGTCGCCAAGGTGGCCCCCGCCCTCGCCGCGGGCTGCACGGTCGTACTCAAGCCCGCCGAGGACACCCCGCTGACCGCCCAGCTCTTCGCCGAGGCCATCCACGAGGCAGGGCTGCCCGCCGGGGTGTTCAACCTGGTGACCGGCCTCGGCCCGGTCGCAGGCCAGGCGCTCGCCGCGCACGAGGGCGTCGACCTGGTCTCCTTCACCGGTTCCACCGCGGTCGGCAGGCAGATCGGCGCCACGGCCGGCGCCGCGGTCAAGCGGGTCGCCCTGGAGCTCGGCGGCAAGTCCGCCAATGTCATCCTGCCGAGCGCCGACCTGGCCAAGGCCGTCAGCGTCGGTATCGCCAACGTCATGTCCAACTCCGGCCAGACGTGCAGCGCGTGGACCCGGATGCTGGTGCACAGGAACCAGTACGACGAGGCGCTCGCGCTCGCCGCGGCCGCGGTCGCCAAGTACGTACCGGGCGAGAGGGTGGGGCCGCTCGTCAACGCCAAGCAGCAGAAGCGCGTACGCGGCTATATCGAGAAGGGTCTCGCCGAGGGCGCCCGCCTGGTCGCGGGCGGTCCCGAAGCCCCGCACGAGACGGGCTACTACGTCAGCCCGACCGTCTTCGCCGACGTCACCTGGGACATGACCATCGCGCAGGAGGAGATCTTCGGCCCGGTCCTCTCCATCCTCAAGTACGAGGACGAGGAGGACGCGCTCCGAATCGCCAACGGCACCGTCTACGGCCTCGCGGGCGCCGTCTGGGCTGCGGACGAGGCGGAGGCCGTCGCCTTCGCCCGCCGGATGGACACCGGCCAGGTCGACATCAACGGCGGCCGCTTCAACCCCCTTGCCCCGTTCGGCGGTTACAAGCAGTCGGGCGTAGGCCGCGAGCTCGGCCCGCACGGTCTGTCCGAGTACCTCCAGACCAAGTCCCTCCAGTTCTGA
- a CDS encoding ABC transporter ATP-binding protein, which yields MSRAISLRSVSKRYGRSTRAVDRFTLDIAPGEFVVLLGPSGCGKSTVLRMIAGLEDITEGDLLLDGEHANHIPPREREMAMVFQNFALYPSMTNRENIGFPLRLENPRMDRGPQVEATARMLGIEDILDRYPSQLSGGERQRVAMGRAISRKPSVFLMDEPLSNLDAKLRNHLRAEISKLTAELGVTTVYVTHDQAEAMSLGDRVAVMRGGVLQQVSTPRETYALPQNVFVAAFIGTPRINLLQAVVYAPLDGRMSIDLGKQRLPLPEPLSIDHQLLRIQQGRQIIVGLRSEATRIAPPSQARPGEVALTGIVEHMEYQGHEALVHFNTGSQAAVVADLESPRPQPPGRRRRGRSGGPSVLARLKERAVAHVSGPVVVLDEPEPLPGPFAPAPARQAVAAGDLVVRTGPDVRLRTGAQVPLLVDLAHLYVFDHHGHRICPAPADLPGLDG from the coding sequence ATGAGTCGCGCCATCTCCCTGCGCAGTGTCAGCAAGAGGTACGGACGCTCCACCCGCGCCGTCGACCGCTTCACCCTCGACATCGCACCGGGGGAGTTCGTGGTGCTGCTGGGCCCCTCGGGCTGCGGCAAATCGACCGTCCTGCGGATGATCGCCGGCCTCGAGGACATCACCGAGGGGGACTTGCTGCTCGACGGCGAGCACGCCAACCACATCCCGCCGCGCGAGCGCGAGATGGCCATGGTGTTCCAGAACTTCGCGCTGTACCCGAGCATGACGAACCGCGAGAACATCGGCTTCCCGCTCCGGCTGGAGAACCCCCGTATGGACAGGGGCCCGCAGGTCGAGGCCACCGCCCGGATGCTGGGCATCGAGGACATCCTCGACCGCTATCCCAGCCAGCTGTCCGGCGGCGAGCGCCAGCGGGTCGCGATGGGCCGTGCCATCTCCCGCAAGCCCTCGGTCTTCCTGATGGACGAGCCGCTGTCCAACCTCGACGCGAAGCTGCGCAACCATCTGCGGGCCGAAATCTCCAAGCTCACCGCCGAGTTGGGGGTGACCACCGTCTATGTCACCCACGACCAGGCCGAGGCGATGTCGCTGGGCGACCGGGTCGCCGTCATGCGCGGCGGCGTGCTCCAGCAGGTGAGCACCCCGCGCGAGACCTACGCCCTGCCGCAGAACGTCTTCGTCGCGGCGTTCATCGGCACCCCGCGCATCAATCTGCTGCAGGCCGTCGTCTACGCACCGCTGGACGGCCGCATGTCGATCGACCTCGGCAAGCAGCGGCTGCCGCTGCCCGAACCGCTGAGCATCGACCACCAGTTGCTCCGTATCCAGCAGGGCCGGCAGATCATCGTCGGCCTGCGCTCCGAGGCCACCCGCATCGCCCCGCCGAGCCAGGCCCGCCCCGGCGAGGTCGCGCTGACCGGGATCGTCGAGCACATGGAGTACCAGGGGCACGAGGCGCTGGTTCACTTCAACACCGGCTCGCAGGCCGCCGTGGTCGCCGACCTGGAGTCGCCGAGGCCCCAGCCTCCCGGGCGCCGGCGACGAGGCAGAAGCGGCGGGCCGAGCGTGCTGGCCCGGCTGAAGGAGCGCGCGGTCGCGCATGTCTCGGGTCCCGTCGTGGTCCTCGATGAGCCGGAACCGCTGCCGGGGCCCTTCGCGCCCGCCCCCGCGCGTCAGGCCGTGGCGGCGGGCGATCTGGTCGTCCGCACCGGACCCGACGTGCGGCTGCGGACCGGCGCACAGGTGCCGCTCCTCGTCGACCTCGCGCATCTGTACGTCTTCGACCACCACGGGCACCGGATCTGCCCCGCGCCCGCGGACCTCCCCGGGCTGGACGGCTGA
- a CDS encoding MFS transporter: MARPAVSYRALSLGADERAIGVIAGVYALLPLFAAVPLGRRTDHGRCAPLLPIGVVLISGGCALSGTAASLLALAAWSGVMGLGHLCFVIGAQSIVARQSAPAEQDRNFGHFTIGASLGQLVGPIAAGFAVSGQDGAMGRTSALALVVSAAVAAVSFGSLWRIEHRTNGGAARERRTRVPVHRILRTRGVPAGIFISLAVLCATDILTAYLPVIGEHRGIAPATIGLLLSLRAAATIACRLVMTPMIRLLGRTALMTVTCLLGGLLCAGVALPVPVWALALMLAVLGFCLGVGQPLSMTTVVQAAPAEARSTALALRLTGNRLGQVAAPASAGLVAGVAGTAAPFVMLGGLLLVAAGLGARQSSRPVRREVPEVRGRGRRRAREAARSVQKAHAQPSRETFPDPE; this comes from the coding sequence CGGCCGGCCGTCTCCTACCGGGCCCTCTCGCTGGGCGCGGACGAGCGCGCGATCGGTGTCATCGCGGGTGTGTACGCGCTGCTTCCCCTGTTCGCCGCCGTACCGCTGGGGCGCAGGACGGACCACGGGCGGTGTGCACCCCTGCTGCCCATCGGTGTCGTCCTGATCTCCGGCGGGTGTGCCCTCAGCGGTACGGCGGCTTCACTCCTCGCGCTGGCGGCCTGGAGCGGAGTGATGGGGCTCGGCCATCTCTGCTTCGTCATCGGCGCCCAGTCGATCGTCGCCCGCCAGTCCGCCCCGGCCGAACAGGACCGGAACTTCGGTCACTTCACCATCGGCGCCTCGCTCGGGCAGCTCGTCGGACCGATCGCCGCCGGGTTCGCGGTCTCCGGGCAGGACGGTGCCATGGGGCGTACGAGCGCACTCGCCCTGGTCGTGTCGGCGGCCGTCGCCGCGGTCTCCTTCGGCTCGCTCTGGCGCATCGAGCACCGTACGAATGGCGGTGCGGCCCGAGAGCGGCGGACCAGGGTCCCCGTACACCGGATACTGCGCACCCGCGGCGTACCCGCCGGGATCTTCATCAGCCTCGCCGTGCTCTGCGCAACCGACATCCTCACCGCCTATCTGCCGGTGATCGGCGAACACCGCGGTATCGCCCCCGCCACCATCGGGCTGCTGCTGAGCCTGCGCGCGGCCGCCACCATCGCCTGCCGGCTGGTGATGACGCCGATGATCCGCCTGCTCGGCCGTACGGCGCTGATGACCGTGACCTGTCTGCTCGGCGGTCTGCTGTGCGCGGGCGTCGCGCTGCCCGTCCCGGTCTGGGCGCTCGCCCTGATGCTCGCCGTCCTCGGCTTCTGCCTGGGCGTCGGACAGCCGCTGTCGATGACGACGGTCGTCCAGGCCGCCCCGGCGGAAGCCCGCTCGACCGCCCTCGCCCTGCGGCTGACCGGAAACCGCCTCGGCCAGGTCGCCGCGCCCGCCTCCGCGGGACTGGTCGCCGGGGTCGCGGGCACGGCGGCTCCGTTCGTGATGCTGGGCGGACTGCTGCTGGTGGCGGCGGGTCTGGGCGCCCGGCAGTCAAGTCGCCCGGTGCGGAGGGAAGTTCCCGAGGTCAGGGGCAGGGGCCGACGCCGGGCACGGGAGGCGGCCCGCTCCGTACAAAAAGCGCACGCCCAACCTTCGCGCGAAACATTCCCTGACCCGGAGTAG